The following are encoded in a window of Corythoichthys intestinalis isolate RoL2023-P3 chromosome 8, ASM3026506v1, whole genome shotgun sequence genomic DNA:
- the arhgef38 gene encoding rho guanine nucleotide exchange factor 38, with product MDPKEPGGAEKNKVIKRRNRPVFLRYLERRKTDSIVAGETCKGDINLGTLVRRSQSDKTEYSAKLKEKMTQNDSSTPASPALDPEEIRSRKMNRRSKILQELMQTEKDYLTDLELCIREVVEPLRNMKVVDVDRLFTNMETVSEVSAGLLNRLQEAMADPDPETVVIGEVFIQAKAALEDVYKIYCYHHDDANMALESYEKEEGIKQHFTACVLGMKKLYDQQGKPSLLDMGSLLIKPVQRIMKYPLLLGELWQATPEDHPDSRPLQEAFTATKIINININEFKRRKDIVMKYKNSEDEGTLRKLHKFNIHSIRKKGDRFAGFLKILTGVEPQVRDEVFDRQEKLFRSLEKAVRQLVKNVQSYLQFTQEMVSVAVNNVHVMESIISESNGSSHTKTDDPYEHYKENMERLVLAPLSSLQGMFIAPQKLIQKRYDKLLDYCSRLERSSLSSSSPSTSSSTPCLVSIDPPGPARRDYEALNALLVEELQQFNMAAYAILTNCAVYVVALLRGLMEEILLAAPSIQQLPAPLSNIAEVQNSIMDELNNLAFVKENAQKLMERKVSFERQRDKKIATPEVEHQTEEQRARLLAEYPPSRLYRLKRKCNGCQEQDLSLLEGELVALLEDTDPLGSSSRWLVYTGGAEGYVYSTFLKQYNPLRDSQRGAQAAKQQPEQQSSTMADEDFDNLSLFVSGSGSSSLRSFSLNTTDSTSNLSGLQGELDTADDLEDSFDTDAQQYYAVYAFQARCDQELTLQEYQHVRILQFNDLGGNKEWWLAEAGGQKGYVPANYLGRMSYA from the exons AGAAAATGACACAGAACGACTCGTCCACCCCTGCATCACCAGCACTGGACCCAGAGGAGATCCGTTCGAGAAAGATGAATCGCAGATCGAAAATCCTCCAAGAACTGATGCAGACTGAAAAAGACTACCTCACTGACCTGGAGTTGTGCATCCGAGAGGTGGTGGAGCCTCTGCGAAATATGAAG GTCGTTGATGTGGATCGTCTGTTCACCAACATGGAAACGGTGAGCGAAGTGTCAGCTGGACTCCTGAACAGACTCCAGGAAGCCATGGCAGATCCAGATCCTGAAACCGTGGTTATAG GAGAAGTATTTATTCAAGCAAAGGCAGCTTTAGAGGATGTGTATAAGATTTACTGTTACCATCATGACGACGCCAACATGGCACTGGAATCCTATGAAAAAGAGGAAGGAATAAAGCAACATTTCACTGCATGTGTATTAGGAATGAA GAAACTCTACGACCAACA GGGGAAGCCTAGTCTTCTTGACATGGGCTCGCTCCTCATCAAGCCAGTCCAGAGAATCATGAAGTACCCGCTGCTGCTGGGCGAGCTGTGGCAGGCCACGCCCGAAGACCACCCCGATTCCCGGCCTCTGCAGGAGGCCTTCACCGCCACAAAGATCATAAACATCAACATCAATGAGTTCAAGAGACGTAAGGACATAG TGATGAAGTATAAGAATTCAGAGGATGAAGGAACTCTGAGGAAACTTCATAAATTCAACATCCATTCTATTAGGAAAAAAGGTGAtaggtttgcaggctttctcaaGATTCTCACAGGAGTTGAACCACAG GTAAGAGATGAAGTGTTTGACAGACAGGAGAAACTTTTTAGGAGCCTGGAGAAAGCTGTGAGGCAACTGGTCAAGAATGTCCAAAGTTACCTGCAGTTCACTCAG GAGATGGTGTCTGTTGCCGTTAACAATGTCCATGTAATGGAGAGCATCATCAGCGAGTCAAACGGCTCATCGCACACTAAAACCGACGACCCCTATGAGCACTAT AAAGAAAACATGGAGCGTCTGGTCCTTGCCCCACTGTCATCGCTACAGGGCATGTTCATTGCGCCCCAGAAGCTTATCCAAAAACGTTACGACAAACTGCTTGATTACTGCAGCCGGCTGGAGCGCTCGTCTCTATCTTCTTCCTCGCCGTCCACCTCTTCCTCCACCCCGTGCCTGGTATCCATAGACCCACCCGGTCCTGCCCGGAGGGACTACGAGGCTCTTAACGCGTTGCTCGTGGAGGAGTTGCAGCAGTTCAACATGGCAGCCTATGCTATCCTTACCAACTGTGCAGTGTATGTTGTGGCCTTGCTCAGAGGTCTGATGGAGGAAATACTCCTGGCTGCTCCCTCCATTCAACAGCTACCA GCTCCGTTGTCTAACATAGCTGAGGTCCAAAACAGTATCATGGATGAGCTGAACAATCTGGCGTTTGTCAAGGAGAACGCACAAAAACTAATGGAGCGGAAAGTGAGCTTCGAGAGGCAACGAGACAAGAAAATAGCG ACGCCGGAGGTGGAGCATCAGACGGAGGAACAACGCGCCCGGCTGCTGGCTGAATACCCCCCGAGTCGTCTGTACAGGCTGAAGAGGAAGTGTAACGGCTGCCAGGAGCAGGACCTTAGCCTGCTGGAGGGGGAGCTGGTAGCCCTGCTGGAGGATACAGACCCACTGGGCAGCAGTAGCCGGTGGCTGGTTTACACGGGGG GTGCGGAGGGATATGTCTACTCCACTTTCTTGAAGCAGTACAACCCTCTGAGGGACTCCCAGCGTGGTGCCCAGGCAGCCAAACAGCAGCCAGAACAGCAGTCGTCCACCATGGCCGACGAGGACTTTGACAACCTGAGCCTTTTCGTTTCTGGCAGTGGGAGCAGCAGCCTGAGGAGCTTCAGTCTCAACACCACAGACAGCACGTCCAACCTTTCGGGCCTTCAGGGCGAACTGGACACAGCTGATGACTTGGAGGATTCGTTTGACACTGATGCTCAGCAG TACTATGCCGTGTATGCATTTCAAGCCCGCTGTGACCAGGAGCTAACCTTGCAGGAGTACCAACATGTGCGCATCTTGCAGTTCAATGACCTGGGCGGTAATAAAGAATGGTGGCTAGCGGAGGCTGGTGGCCAGAAGGGGTATGTCCCGGCCAACTACCTTGGCAGGATGTCCTATGCATAA